From the genome of Saccopteryx bilineata isolate mSacBil1 chromosome 6, mSacBil1_pri_phased_curated, whole genome shotgun sequence, one region includes:
- the MRPL58 gene encoding large ribosomal subunit protein mL62 isoform X2: MAAARSLRWGLSRARACLLSPPAHCPHRDLHKQDDAKQANNDIPLDRLTISYCRSSGPGGQNVNKVNSKAEVRFHLATADWITEPVRQKMAIMHKNKINRSGELILTSECSRYQFRNLADCLQKIRDMIAEASQTVKEPSKEDAALWRIRIENMNRERLRKKRINSVTKTNRRVDMD; this comes from the exons ATGGCGGCCGCCAGAAGTCTACGCTGGGGCCTGAGCCGAGCCAGAGCCTGCCTGCTCTCACCACCTGCACACTGCCCCCACCGGGATCTACACAAGCAG GATGATGCAAAGCAAGCCAACAATGACATTCCTCTTG ATCGTTTGACAATCTCTTATTGTCGGAGTAGTGGCCCTGGAGGCCAGAATGTTAACAAAG TTAATTCCAAGGCTGAAGTCCGGTTCCATTTGGCGACTGCGGATTGGATCACAGAGCCGGTGCGGCAGAAGATGGCCATCATG cataaaaataagatcaacaGGTCAGGAGAGTTGATACTCACCTCTGAATGCAGTCGCTATCAGTTTCGAAATCTGGCAGATTGCCTACAGAAAATTCGAGACATGATTGCTGAAGCCAGCCAGACGGTCAAGGAGCCATCCAAAGAAGATGCTGCACTATGGAGAATCAG GATAGAGAACATGAATCGGGAAAGGctgagaaaaaagagaataaattctgTTACAAAGACAAACAGAAGGGTAGATATGGACTGA
- the MRPL58 gene encoding large ribosomal subunit protein mL62 isoform X1 produces MAAARSLRWGLSRARACLLSPPAHCPHRDLHKQVDGTEFQSIYSLDKLYPESRGLDTAWKVPDDAKQANNDIPLDRLTISYCRSSGPGGQNVNKVNSKAEVRFHLATADWITEPVRQKMAIMHKNKINRSGELILTSECSRYQFRNLADCLQKIRDMIAEASQTVKEPSKEDAALWRIRIENMNRERLRKKRINSVTKTNRRVDMD; encoded by the exons ATGGCGGCCGCCAGAAGTCTACGCTGGGGCCTGAGCCGAGCCAGAGCCTGCCTGCTCTCACCACCTGCACACTGCCCCCACCGGGATCTACACAAGCAGGTAGACGGCACCGAATTCCAGAGCATCTACAGCCTGGACAAGCTCTACCCGGAATCGCGGGGCTTGGACACCGCCTGGAAGGTCCCG GATGATGCAAAGCAAGCCAACAATGACATTCCTCTTG ATCGTTTGACAATCTCTTATTGTCGGAGTAGTGGCCCTGGAGGCCAGAATGTTAACAAAG TTAATTCCAAGGCTGAAGTCCGGTTCCATTTGGCGACTGCGGATTGGATCACAGAGCCGGTGCGGCAGAAGATGGCCATCATG cataaaaataagatcaacaGGTCAGGAGAGTTGATACTCACCTCTGAATGCAGTCGCTATCAGTTTCGAAATCTGGCAGATTGCCTACAGAAAATTCGAGACATGATTGCTGAAGCCAGCCAGACGGTCAAGGAGCCATCCAAAGAAGATGCTGCACTATGGAGAATCAG GATAGAGAACATGAATCGGGAAAGGctgagaaaaaagagaataaattctgTTACAAAGACAAACAGAAGGGTAGATATGGACTGA
- the MRPL58 gene encoding large ribosomal subunit protein mL62 isoform X3 — protein sequence MAAARSLRWGLSRARACLLSPPAHCPHRDLHKQVDGTEFQSIYSLDKLYPESRGLDTAWKVPDDAKQANNDIPLDRLTISYCRSSGPGGQNVNKVNSKAEVRFHLATADWITEPVRQKMAIMHKNKINRSGELILTSECSRYQFRNLADCLQKIRDMIAEASQTVKEPSKEDAALWRIREHESGKAEKKENKFCYKDKQKGRYGLKAPSKAGRHPPQSVPAASQSVSAARRRMCWLKLLTLVSSIGVI from the exons ATGGCGGCCGCCAGAAGTCTACGCTGGGGCCTGAGCCGAGCCAGAGCCTGCCTGCTCTCACCACCTGCACACTGCCCCCACCGGGATCTACACAAGCAGGTAGACGGCACCGAATTCCAGAGCATCTACAGCCTGGACAAGCTCTACCCGGAATCGCGGGGCTTGGACACCGCCTGGAAGGTCCCG GATGATGCAAAGCAAGCCAACAATGACATTCCTCTTG ATCGTTTGACAATCTCTTATTGTCGGAGTAGTGGCCCTGGAGGCCAGAATGTTAACAAAG TTAATTCCAAGGCTGAAGTCCGGTTCCATTTGGCGACTGCGGATTGGATCACAGAGCCGGTGCGGCAGAAGATGGCCATCATG cataaaaataagatcaacaGGTCAGGAGAGTTGATACTCACCTCTGAATGCAGTCGCTATCAGTTTCGAAATCTGGCAGATTGCCTACAGAAAATTCGAGACATGATTGCTGAAGCCAGCCAGACGGTCAAGGAGCCATCCAAAGAAGATGCTGCACTATGGAGAATCAG AGAACATGAATCGGGAAAGGctgagaaaaaagagaataaattctgTTACAAAGACAAACAGAAGGGTAGATATGGACTGAAAGCACCCTCCAAGGCTGGCAGACACCCTCCGCAGAGCGTCCCAGCGGCCAGCCAGAGCGTTAGTGCCGCCAGGAGACGAATGTGTTGGTTGAAGTTATTAACGCTTGTCTCTAGCATTGGAGTCATTTGA